TGTATCGCGGCGGTTTTCTTTATTTATCACTCATTACTGCAGTTATTATTGCTGTACTTGTTCATCCGGCCAATCGACTGGAACGATGGCTCGGCTGCCGGCCTCTGAGCTGGATCGGTAAGCGATCTTACAGTCTGTATATTTGGCATTATCCAATCATTATTTTGTCAAGTCCGGTGGTGAATACCGAAGATGCCAGCTATATACGTATTGCTCTGCAGGTAACGGCCAGTTTCATAATGGCAAGTCTTTCCTACAGATACATCGAAGAGCCCATTCGTCGCGGGACCCTAAAATCACTCCGCAGGTCAGGCGCTGGCAGCCAGTTAGGCCTTGTCGTCATTGTTATCGCCATTATTCTGGTCCTGACATCATGGAAGACGAATTCACCAGATCCTGTGCCTGATGCTCCAGCAACTGTAAGCCGGGAACCCGTCCAGACAGAAAAGGTGCAATCCGGATTTTCCGATGTAAATACAGGCCATTCCGCAGAAGGAGAGAAGGTCACGGCGATCGGAGATTCCGTCATTCTGGATGCCGCCCCGTTTCTGGAAAAGCAGCTCCCCGGTATGACCATTGATGGCAAGGTGGGACGGCAAATGTCACAGGCTGGGAATGTGCTTGATGACCTGCGGGCACAGGGCAAGCTTGGCAATAAAATTATTATTGAACTCGGCACCAACGGCGTGTTTAACCAGAGTCAACTGAAGTCCTTGCTGACTTCACTACAGGATTCTCGGCAAATTTATCTGATAACGACCAGAGTACCGAGAGGGTGGCAGAATACCGTAAATGACAATCTGCGTGAAATTGCTGGTGAATTTCAAAATGTACGACTTATCGACTGGTATTCGGCCAGCGAAAACCGCAACGATCTATTTTATGACGATGGTGTCCATCTGAAACCAGAAGGAGCTCAGTATTATGCCTCGGTTTTGATTGATGCTATCAAACAGGATAAAACCTACTAGCATGTTAAAGGAAAGGATGAACTAGGTATGAACAAAAAAAATGTCAGAAAAGTGAGGGCATTATGGGGTTTTATGATTCTTCTTATCGTCATAGGAGCCATAGGCCTCCATCTACATTCAAAGCAAAATTCGGATGATAACGAACCACGCGGCAAGGATTCTTCTCTATACAATCTTGATGCGATGCAGCCTGCTGCACAAAAGCCTGGGGCTTCCAGTACCAGCGGAGAACAAGCTCAACCATCCGCGTCCTTAAACGGCGAGGGCGTCACGATGATTGGAGATTCGGTTACGGTCGGAATTGAGCCTTATTTAAAAGAGCAGCTTCCGAATATGACGGTAGACGGCAAGATTGGCCGGCAGATGTCTCAAGCTGTAAAAGTCATTAATGAATTAGCCACCCAAGGCAAACTGGGAGACCAAGTCATTATCGAACTCGGCACCAATGGTCCGTTTAGCAGAGACCAACTGCACGACGTACTGCAATCCCTTTCTGGAGCCAGACAGGTAATCTTGCTCACCACCCGGGTTCCGAAAGGATGGCAAAACACGGTGAATGACACGATTGCACAGGTTGCCGATGAGTTTAGCAACGTCAGCGTGGTGGACTGGTATTCGGCCAGTGTAGGCAAAGATGAATACTTTTATAGAGATGGCGTCCATTTAAAACCAGGGGGTAGCCGATATTACACTTCACTCCTCGTAGCAGCCTTGCAAAAATCTTAAATACAGAAGGGACAGGCGCGTTCATAATTCGGAAAGGAAGAATGACATGACACAGAGGAAAAAGAGGATATTAATTGTAACATTGTTACTTGTGGTCGCTGCTGTAAGCTTTATTTTTTATTATTTCTTTTCGATTTACAAAGGGCTGGAAGGATTTAATAAGGCTCCGGCAAACTCCCCGTTCATTAATGTAAGCACCGATAATACCGAAGCTCTGGAAGCTCCAGCATGGGAGGGAACTGAGCCTGTCAATATTTTGCTGATGGGTGTGGATGCCCGTGGAAGCGACAAGGGCGAGGTACCCAGATCCGACAGCATGATGGTTGTTTCGTTGAATCCTACCGATAAGCATATCCATGTGTTTTCGATTTTGCGTGACACTTATACGGATATTCCCGGATACGGCAAAAACCGAATCAACACGGCTGTTACGCATGGGCCGGATACGGCGATGAAAGCAGTCAGTGAATTGCTGGGGGTGCCTGTTCATTTTTATGTATATACCGATTTCCAGGGGTTTATTAAACTCGTGGACTCTGTAGGCGGACTCGATTTTTATGTCGAAAAGGATATGTACTATGAAAGCAAGGCCGATCTGCATGAGTACGATATTAATTTAAAGCAGGGACAGCAGCATTTCAACGGCAAAACGGCGCTTCAATATGTTCGTTTTCGTCATGATGCCATGTCCGATTATTCCAGAACAGAAAGACAGCGCGAATTTATTACGGCATTAGCCGAGAAGGTCAAAACAACGACTTCCATTATGAAGCTTCCTTCCATTCTAGAGGAAATCAGTCCGTATATCGATACCAATTTGTCAGTCTCCGATATGTGGAATTTGGCTTCGGTAGGGTATCAAAGTACGTTAAAGGGAAATGAACAAATACCGCCAATGAAGCTATTAAAAGAAACTTATGTGGGCAAAGCAGCTGTTCTGGATGTAAAAAGTCGAACTGATTTGAAGCAATTTGTGCAAAGTACCATAAACTCCGACGCTTCTCATTCGATGACAGACAATCCTTCCGGGCAGAAAACAGATCTTGAATAGGATTGGACAATATATAAAATCGTAATTTGCCGGACAATAGTCTGTTAAATGCTCTTTATGAGCACAACATGGTCTTCCGGTTATCCATAGGGGGAAAAAGAATGGGTACAAAACCAATAGTAAGGTTCTGCTTGGCGTTAACCATATCCGCCGCCATGCTTCTGGAGATCACTGCTCCGCACATGGCTATGGCTGATGCTGCACAACGTACAGAAAGCACGTTGTTAAACGATAAACAGAGTCAATCAACAAAAACAATCTCAACGCAGGTTAAAAATATCCCGACACTGAAATTGGATAACAATCTGGCATCCATGACGAAGAAAAGAACCATTAAAGCTAGATTTAAGCTTCCGAAGGGTACCAATATAAAGAAAATAAGCTGGACTTATGGTGGCAAGCCATTATCGGAATGGAAATCGTACAAGGATCACGATTATAATGGCGCCCCCTTTATCACCGTTACTCAGGTCAAAGCAGAAAACGGAGAAGTCACTGCCAATATCAATTTTGGTCTTACTTACGGTACGGAAAATCTTGCCGAACCGAGTCTACAGCGTCCACTGTACGCCTCATTGATGGGAACCTATGAACTGGCTGCAGCAGTCAACGGCAAAACCGTTGCCCAGGCCCCCATTAAGTTGGTCCCATACGACAGCTTCCGTACGTATGATGAACTGAAGCCGGAGATTGATGCGATTACGGCACAAGCAGCTCAAAAAAACGACAGATACATTAAAACGATGTCGATCGGCAAATCCGTTGAAGGCCGCGATATGTATATGACTGTGGTTGCCAAAGATCAAGCAACGATTGACAAATATCAGAATGTAACTCATCCTGCCATGCTGAATGATCCTGCAAAGCTGGAGAACGATATTCAATCAGGTGCATTCGGAGATTATCAAGTGCCCATCTGGATCAACAATATTCATCCAAATGAAGCGCCGGGCTTTGATGCGATTATCAATTATTTTAAGACCATGGCTCTCGATAAAAATGTTACGTACAAGACCACCTCGTCCAATGGAAAATCGAGTACGGTCACTCTGAATATGGATGATGCGCTTGAACATGTGTTTTTCCTGTTCCTGTATACGGAAAATCCAGATGGAAGGGTGCATACCGAACGTTATAATGCTGAATACTTTGACTTGAATCGGGATAATTCTTATCAAACCCAGCCTGAAACACGCAGTGTTACAGAGCAAATTGCCAAGTGGTCGCCGATTTCTTTCCTAGATCTGCATGGCTTTGATAAGAATTTTCTGATTGAGCCTAGCACACCGCCTCACGATCCGAATATTGAATACGATCTGCTTATGGATAACATGGTAGAACAGGCAAAAGCGATGGGTGAAGCAGGTATAGCAAACACAAAGTATGATTACTACCATATTCCTTATGAAGAACATCGTAAAACAGTCGAAAATCCTAAATATGTTTCCAAGGGGACTTCTTCAGGATGGGACGATGCGTCTCCAGCCTATACAGCTGTCTTCGCCATGCACCATGGTGCAATGGGACATACGCTGGAAACACCTGAATCGAATGAAGAGTCGACCAAAGCATTGTATTATAGTGTCGCTGCAGCAACCGATTATGTTATGCAAAAGAAAGAAAATTTATTTTTGAACCAGCTAAAAGTATATGAACGTGGAATCA
The Paenibacillus peoriae DNA segment above includes these coding regions:
- a CDS encoding acyltransferase family protein — its product is MNGNRNLHLNQPIKRYMTGLDGLRAISVLAVIAYHLHFRWAEGGLLGVEIFFVLSGYLITDQILFEWRMRSGFSIIQFWIRRMRRLLPAMIFMLTAVALWLLITDFSRLQALRGHFVSSLFYVNNWYLIFHHVSYFESFGPPSPIGHLWSLSIEEQFYLIWPLVLLIGLCLAPRRGRLMLYILGCAAVSAIAMAVIYEPGTDPSRVYYGTDTRVFAILIGAALAIIWPSWRLSENVSSSSRTMLDMTGVLGIVMLFIMIGQTNQFDDSLYRGGFLYLSLITAVIIAVLVHPANRLERWLGCRPLSWIGKRSYSLYIWHYPIIILSSPVVNTEDASYIRIALQVTASFIMASLSYRYIEEPIRRGTLKSLRRSGAGSQLGLVVIVIAIILVLTSWKTNSPDPVPDAPATVSREPVQTEKVQSGFSDVNTGHSAEGEKVTAIGDSVILDAAPFLEKQLPGMTIDGKVGRQMSQAGNVLDDLRAQGKLGNKIIIELGTNGVFNQSQLKSLLTSLQDSRQIYLITTRVPRGWQNTVNDNLREIAGEFQNVRLIDWYSASENRNDLFYDDGVHLKPEGAQYYASVLIDAIKQDKTY
- a CDS encoding SGNH/GDSL hydrolase family protein, with translation MNKKNVRKVRALWGFMILLIVIGAIGLHLHSKQNSDDNEPRGKDSSLYNLDAMQPAAQKPGASSTSGEQAQPSASLNGEGVTMIGDSVTVGIEPYLKEQLPNMTVDGKIGRQMSQAVKVINELATQGKLGDQVIIELGTNGPFSRDQLHDVLQSLSGARQVILLTTRVPKGWQNTVNDTIAQVADEFSNVSVVDWYSASVGKDEYFYRDGVHLKPGGSRYYTSLLVAALQKS
- a CDS encoding LCP family protein; translated protein: MTQRKKRILIVTLLLVVAAVSFIFYYFFSIYKGLEGFNKAPANSPFINVSTDNTEALEAPAWEGTEPVNILLMGVDARGSDKGEVPRSDSMMVVSLNPTDKHIHVFSILRDTYTDIPGYGKNRINTAVTHGPDTAMKAVSELLGVPVHFYVYTDFQGFIKLVDSVGGLDFYVEKDMYYESKADLHEYDINLKQGQQHFNGKTALQYVRFRHDAMSDYSRTERQREFITALAEKVKTTTSIMKLPSILEEISPYIDTNLSVSDMWNLASVGYQSTLKGNEQIPPMKLLKETYVGKAAVLDVKSRTDLKQFVQSTINSDASHSMTDNPSGQKTDLE
- a CDS encoding M14 family metallopeptidase is translated as MGTKPIVRFCLALTISAAMLLEITAPHMAMADAAQRTESTLLNDKQSQSTKTISTQVKNIPTLKLDNNLASMTKKRTIKARFKLPKGTNIKKISWTYGGKPLSEWKSYKDHDYNGAPFITVTQVKAENGEVTANINFGLTYGTENLAEPSLQRPLYASLMGTYELAAAVNGKTVAQAPIKLVPYDSFRTYDELKPEIDAITAQAAQKNDRYIKTMSIGKSVEGRDMYMTVVAKDQATIDKYQNVTHPAMLNDPAKLENDIQSGAFGDYQVPIWINNIHPNEAPGFDAIINYFKTMALDKNVTYKTTSSNGKSSTVTLNMDDALEHVFFLFLYTENPDGRVHTERYNAEYFDLNRDNSYQTQPETRSVTEQIAKWSPISFLDLHGFDKNFLIEPSTPPHDPNIEYDLLMDNMVEQAKAMGEAGIANTKYDYYHIPYEEHRKTVENPKYVSKGTSSGWDDASPAYTAVFAMHHGAMGHTLETPESNEESTKALYYSVAAATDYVMQKKENLFLNQLKVYERGINNIDDYAVDRYLVNVKNQVIGRPRHGNENFFPEYYVLPIDKSLQKNPLEAYRMIEYLIRNGVTVERSTEAVSTAGKTYPAGSFIINMHQAKHGIANMVLYDGINVSDYASVAGEIVQDFPVLRGFERDVVRETGVFAGKTSPVTSVSIPATPMPNDSAYVLILNTNNDAIKTVNELLKSGKVVTMLSKSGTGYEAGDFAVAYDDLNPLASKYYLDVTAFGNNKPVGKVLKPSTVAALGESAYVLKNLGFKVTDDQQHADVLVNTFDSDKLVEKGKPYIAYGNMGMGNVKNCIPQFAFAGPTWERYEGVFLANVKQDNVITAPYDNEEYFYTVTGSYITKLPKAAKILATISNKENFFKAGWWPGHDAARGKIMAFTYIENKKNITVFSNDLTNGAHSQQQFRLLANSIFNAVPSKS